A genomic window from Sphingomonas taxi includes:
- a CDS encoding membrane-bound PQQ-dependent dehydrogenase, glucose/quinate/shikimate family: MSQSRHPARWPHILAVIIGTFGVLNLVGGGWLILLGGSLFYAVAGLAMLVTAVLLWRRHAAALHVFAALVVGTVVWAWAEIGADWWPLVPRGDLIFIFGALLALPWTVKRLVPRTGWLRAAGPLAVALGAAVVFGAVALTRDVHNLDGTLPGPRNALAANLHGVPDDDWQAYARSWYGDKFSPLTQLTPANVGKLEVAWQLQTGDLKREGDPGETTYEMTPIKVGDTVYLCTPHNWVIAVDAETGKERWRFDPKIATSAKNMQHLTCRGVSYWDGVRAGASVGDCPQRIFLATNDSRLIALDPKTGALCRSFGQGGTVSLLPGQPHYNQGWYQVTSAPLVARGLVITGGAVFDNIATKVPSGVIRGYDAASGRLVWNFDPGNPDDTAPLGAGKQYTPSSPNSWSTPAADEALGLVYLPMGMGAVDQWGGHRPATTEKFATSVLALDIATGKPRWVYQTVHHDLWDMDVPAQPALVDLNLPGRGRVPALVQSTKTGNLFVLDRRTGRPIFPAPETPVPAGAAPGDHSSPTQPLSAISLMPAPAREKDMWGATMIDQLWCRIRFRSLDYKGAFTPPSLRGSLVFPGNFGVMDWGGISIDPVRQVIFAHPNYVAFVDRLVPRADDTDGPDERGPAGGSDRRGSQEAGYNPNTGAPFAVDMNPFLSFAGLPCQQPPWGYVAGIDLTTGKKVWEHKNGTIRDETILPLPFKLGVPSLGGPITTAGGVAFMAAAIDDYVRGYDTRTGKVLWRARLPAGGQATPMTYRSTASGRQFVVVVAGGHGSLGTRLGDHVIAYALPK, from the coding sequence ATGTCCCAGTCCCGCCATCCCGCCCGGTGGCCCCATATCCTTGCCGTTATCATCGGCACGTTCGGGGTGCTCAATCTGGTCGGGGGCGGGTGGCTGATCCTGCTCGGCGGCAGCCTGTTCTATGCGGTCGCGGGGCTGGCGATGCTCGTTACCGCAGTGCTGCTGTGGCGGCGGCATGCGGCGGCGCTGCACGTCTTCGCCGCTTTGGTGGTCGGGACGGTGGTCTGGGCCTGGGCGGAGATCGGCGCGGACTGGTGGCCGCTGGTGCCGCGTGGCGACCTCATCTTCATCTTCGGCGCGTTGCTCGCGCTGCCGTGGACGGTGAAGCGGCTGGTGCCGCGCACCGGCTGGCTGCGCGCGGCGGGGCCGCTGGCGGTGGCGCTCGGCGCGGCAGTGGTGTTCGGCGCGGTGGCGCTGACCCGCGACGTCCACAATCTCGACGGCACGCTGCCCGGACCGCGCAACGCGCTCGCCGCCAATCTGCACGGCGTACCAGACGACGACTGGCAGGCCTATGCACGCAGCTGGTACGGCGACAAATTCTCGCCGCTGACGCAGCTCACCCCGGCGAACGTCGGCAAGCTCGAGGTCGCGTGGCAGTTGCAGACCGGCGACCTGAAGCGCGAGGGCGATCCTGGCGAGACGACGTACGAGATGACGCCGATCAAGGTCGGCGATACCGTCTATCTGTGCACGCCGCACAATTGGGTGATCGCGGTCGACGCCGAGACCGGCAAGGAGCGCTGGCGCTTCGATCCGAAGATCGCGACGTCTGCGAAGAACATGCAGCATCTCACCTGCCGCGGCGTGTCCTATTGGGATGGTGTGCGGGCCGGCGCGAGCGTCGGCGACTGTCCGCAGCGGATCTTCCTCGCCACCAACGACAGCCGGCTGATCGCGCTCGATCCGAAGACGGGGGCCTTGTGCCGCAGCTTCGGACAAGGCGGCACGGTCAGCCTGCTGCCGGGCCAGCCGCATTACAACCAGGGCTGGTATCAGGTGACCTCGGCGCCGCTCGTTGCACGCGGGCTGGTGATCACCGGCGGCGCGGTGTTTGACAATATCGCCACCAAAGTGCCCTCTGGCGTGATCCGCGGCTATGACGCGGCGTCGGGCAGGCTCGTCTGGAATTTCGATCCGGGCAATCCGGACGACACCGCGCCGCTCGGCGCGGGCAAGCAATACACGCCGTCGTCGCCCAATAGCTGGAGCACGCCCGCCGCGGACGAGGCGCTCGGGCTCGTCTATCTGCCGATGGGGATGGGTGCGGTCGACCAATGGGGCGGGCATCGTCCCGCGACCACGGAGAAGTTCGCGACGTCGGTGCTGGCGCTCGACATCGCCACCGGCAAACCGCGCTGGGTCTATCAGACGGTGCACCACGACCTGTGGGACATGGACGTGCCGGCGCAGCCGGCGCTGGTCGACCTGAACCTGCCGGGGCGCGGGCGGGTGCCGGCGCTGGTCCAGTCGACCAAGACCGGCAATCTGTTCGTGCTCGACCGGCGGACCGGCCGGCCGATCTTCCCCGCCCCCGAGACGCCAGTGCCGGCGGGCGCCGCGCCGGGCGATCATAGCTCGCCGACGCAGCCGCTGTCCGCGATCTCGCTGATGCCCGCGCCGGCGCGCGAGAAGGATATGTGGGGGGCGACGATGATCGACCAATTGTGGTGCCGCATCCGCTTCAGGTCGCTCGACTACAAGGGCGCGTTCACGCCGCCGTCGCTGCGCGGGTCGCTGGTGTTCCCGGGCAATTTCGGGGTGATGGACTGGGGCGGCATCTCGATCGACCCGGTGCGGCAGGTGATCTTCGCGCATCCCAATTACGTCGCCTTCGTCGACCGGCTGGTGCCGCGCGCCGACGATACCGACGGCCCGGACGAGCGCGGTCCGGCGGGCGGTTCGGATCGCCGCGGGTCGCAGGAGGCGGGCTACAATCCCAATACCGGCGCGCCGTTCGCGGTCGACATGAACCCGTTCCTGTCGTTCGCCGGCCTGCCGTGCCAGCAACCGCCCTGGGGCTATGTCGCCGGGATCGACCTGACTACGGGCAAGAAGGTGTGGGAGCACAAGAACGGCACGATCCGCGACGAGACGATCCTGCCACTGCCGTTCAAGCTCGGCGTGCCGTCGCTTGGCGGGCCGATCACCACCGCGGGCGGCGTCGCGTTCATGGCGGCGGCGATCGACGATTACGTCCGCGGCTATGACACGCGCACCGGCAAGGTGCTGTGGCGCGCGCGGCTGCCGGCGGGCGGGCAGGCGACGCCGATGACCTATCGCTCGACGGCGAGCGGGCGGCAGTTCGTCGTCGTCGTCGCGGGCGGGCATGGCTCGCTCGGCACCAGGCTTGGCGATCATGTCATCGCCTACGCCTTGCCCAAATGA